CAGGGGAGCCGACCCAAACGTACTGGACAAACAAGGCCAGACGCCCCTGTTTATGGCGTGCCATCCCATGGACAAAAAAGGCAAGAAGCCCAAGGTGGACTTAAAAGTCATTCGCGCCCTGGTCGAACGAGGGGCTGACCCAACCATCATCGGCGCTGCAAAGTCGGGGAGTACTCCGGTCCACGAGCTCGCCATGGACGGAAACGCAAAGGAGCTCGAGATTGTCGGCAAGGCAGCGAGGTCGATCGAGTTGCCATTGGAGGGAGACTGCGAGGGCGCCACACCACTCCATCTCGCCGTCAGAAACAACCATccggacgccgtcgacgtcctgATCAAGCTCGGGGCCAACGTCAACGCGCGGCAGACTTCGAAAGACGGCGCGGTGCCAACGGCTCTGTGGCAGGCCGGGTGGAACCGAAACCTAGACATCGCGACCAAGCTcctcgaagccggcgccgacccTGACGCCCGGGGCAAAGACAAGTCCACCGTCCTACACCTGGCGGTGGCAAAGCGCTGGCCAGAAATGGTCAAGCTTCTCGTCAAGCATAAGGCCAGCTTGAATGCTCAGACATCGGACAGGAGAAGACCTCTTCACGCGGCGGTGTGGATCAAGGACCTTGCCATGGTCCGGCTCCTGCTCGAAAAGGGGGCCGCGGTAGACGGCAAGGGCGCCAGCAGCGCGACGCCTCTTATGGACGCCGCTCAGGCCGGCTCCTTGCCAATGATCAGGCTCCTCATGGAGCACGGAGCGGATTGGTCATACACGACGCCCCAGGGGACGGATGCGTTTATCTGGGCATGTGGCGGGGGCCATGTAGCCTGCGCGAGCTTCTTGCTGGGTTGCGGGCAAGACTTACACAAGAGAGCGTCGGGCGATTTCACCGCGCTGCACTACGCGGCACGAACCGGGGTGGTGGATTGCGTCAAGTGGTTGCTGGAGCTTGGGGTGGATAAGTCGATCAGGTCGACCAAGGCGAGAGTGCCATTCAAGGTTATGGGGACAGCGGCGGATGTTGCTAGAGCACATGGAACCGCCGAGGTTGCTGAGTTAATCGAAAAGTACAAGACAGGTGCAGGGTACTAGAAAGGAACAGAAAAAGTAACGGGGATGGGGACAGGTGAATTCCATCCTTCTCGAGCAAGgcatatatatatatatatgtatatatgTACGGAAACCGGAAACAGGTCTACCACAGTTGCCCCTTGCTCTCTCGAGGGCTCAGTTTGGGGGACACTGCGTGATAGCGGTGTTTTGCAAACATTAAGGGGGTCAAAGGATGCATGTCATCAAGTTCATTCCGCCAAGACCGTCCTGCTAAGTCGCGTCTATCTAAACCGACTGCCTAACCATTGTCCGCAAGTCCCTTTCCCGGGCCGTTGGGTAATGAATGATGTCTTAATCGCAGGACAATGAGACTGGCCGCCCattctccttcttgtctcttcttcaTGTCTAATTATAATGATGTTGCTGGCACTTTAGCAATgccttctctcttccatAGCCAATGTCAAAAATCCGGTGGTTCTCTCAATGTCGTGGTATCGTGCCGTATAACTCAGGACAACGCTCAACAGACAGGTAGGCGCCCACCGCAACAACTACCCAAAGCTGCCCACCGCCGGCTATCCATGCAAATATGTCGGGAAAATGCATTCGCATCATAGAAGAAAATATCTTCATGAACAGCGATCATGAGGGCGTCAGTTGATCTGCCATCATCTTTCGaacctccttctccaagttTTCTTCCGCATGCTTGTCCTCCATGTCTTCCACTGCACCGGTCACCTTTTCGGCGAGCTCAATCTTTTTTTGGCACGCCTTGTAGATGAGCTCTTCGATGGTGTGCGAGGTCAAGAGACGGATGACCTCGACGTCCCGGGTTTGGCCCAGACGATGAGCGCGGTTCTCGGCCTGAATGTCGTCTTGAGGGTTGTCGGACTGGTCAAAGATGATGATCTTGTTCGCTGACGTGAGGTTGATACCGGTACCACCGGCGCCAGTCGTTAGCAGAAATGCAGTGATGTCGGTATCTTTGTTGAAGTCGTCAATCAGGTCCTGGCGCTCCGCAACGCTGGTTTGGCCGTACAGGACGCAATGTCTGATGCCACCAGTGTGGAGGACCTCTCGGAGGATCTCGATAACCTTTGCGAACTTGCTGAAAACCAAAACGCGGTCGCCGTTGTCACGATATTGGTGAATGAGTTCCAGAAGCTTGGCGACCTTGCCGCTCTCCATCCACGAGCCTTCGGGCACATCCAGGTGTCTGATGCAGGCATAGTCGCGACACCATAGATGTAGTTCAAAGTCGGAGGAGTTTTGCAACTCTCCGATCAGATGATCGATGCGAGGCTGTTGCAGCTCTGACTGCGGTACCTCTCTCATGAGAATTTTGGCCATCTGCTCAACCTTCGCGTTGGTAAAGTAACGCCGGAAAAGCTGGGGATGAATGGCGGCTTTTCGGAGTTGCATCCAGCTGTTGTTTTGGTCGCTCTGGCGCCCTGTGCTTGTCTTCTTGACGGGGCCAGCCTTGAAGAGACGCTCGTACTCCTCATACAGCTCCTTCTGCACAGGTGCCAGATCACAATATGCCACGTTGCAGATCTTGGATGGCATGTCAGAGAGCACCTGCTGCTTGCGGCGTTGAAGAATAAAAGGCTCGAGGATCGTTCTGGCTCGGCTGACGCGCTCTCCGTACAAAAAGGCGCCATTGTTGACGTCGCGGATAGTGACCTTCTGACTGAACATGTACTGGAGCTGATCCATCCGGCCGCTGAATTGCTTCGGATCGATAAAAttcaagagagagagcatcTCCATCAAATTGTTCTGGACGGGAGTACCGGTAAGTAGCATTCTCCAACGAGCCTTGATTCTGATGAGATCTTTGTAGATCTTCGTCTTGGGGTTCTTCATTTTGTGTCCTTCGTCAAAGATTGCGGCAGCGGGCTGGAGCTGTCGTAGGGCCTCCAGATCATCCTCGGAACCGACCTGCGTGTATGTCGTCAAGACAACATGGTAGTCGGCAGGATTCTCGAGCATCTCATAAGCGATTTCCCGGCGCTCGGCCTGAGGACCTTGATACGCAAGAACCGAGAGATCGGGGGCGAAGCGTTGAAACTCGACCATCCAGTTAGAGAATGTGGACGGTGGTACAACGACGAGGTTGGGCCAAGGTCGCTCGCCTTGTTCAGTTTCCCCGTAGGCCTCAACTAGATGGCAGATGAGAGAAATCACCTGGCACGTCTTGCCCAAGCCCATCTCATCAGCCAGAATGCATCCGTAACCGCTGTTGTACAGAAGAGACATCCAGTTGAGACCGAACAGCTGGAATGGACGCATGGTACAGTGACCTTCCATTAATTTCGGTTGGGAGGGGATTGGCGGCTCAGATAACTTCTGTCCGCGGAAGCTTGTCGGCGTAAGGGGAAGGTCGTCCTTAGCCAATTGGCTTTGGACGCTTCGCTTCTGTCCCTTGACGTCAAGATCCCAAAGGCTAATCTCTTGCTTGACTTtgttggccttcttctcgcaTTCAGCTACAACCTCGTCGATGGCATTGACGCTGCGAGTAAAGTCCATGATGGCGTCAACCAATGTCTCTCCGATCGCAACTCTGGGCTTACGGCCGCGAGCGCCTGATTTCTTGAGGACAGTCACGGCTTGAACCTCGTCGATTGTGTCGAAAGGTCTCTTGGTCTCAATTACCTTGAGCTCGTCTAGCTTGATGTTCGTCATGGCAGACAGATCCTCGATGGAGCTGCTATTGATGGCATGGAGTGCTTTGTCGTGCAGACTCTCCTTGACCGCCTCGTTGACTTCATCATCGTTGTCgaagtcctcgtcctccttaTCATCGGGAATGACAATCAGCTCATCTACTTTGTCGTCCGCAAGCTCGTCCAAAGCCGGTTCAACTTGGTGGGTCTGTTGCGATGAAATGGGAGATCGATCGGGTCGACGACCTTGCATCAGGCGCCGGCGCTTCGGCTTAGGTGGCGAGGGCGTGGTGCTTCGTGAAGGAGTAGGCAAGCTCGGCACATGTTGTCCAAGTAGTTTCGGCTTGCTGGGCTCACCCAATCGGCTCGTTTTCCGCTCCAGGCTCGTTGGTCGGTCACCACCAACAGTGCTTGTTGGCTTGGTAGATCCCACAAAGGTGTTGACCTTGGGCTTCAGATGACGAGCATCTAGCAAGTAGTTGATCGCGTCCTCAACATTATTGTGGCACGCGGTCAGTGCCTCTCTGCAGTATTGTACTGGCATCGTACTGCCGAGAGCGTCGGCGACCTCTTCAATTTTCTTTTGTAACTTATCCACTGAGACGTACTCGAAGTTTGAGACGTGTCTCTTGAAAGACGTCCGGGCGATGTTCTCACGAGAGCCGCGGCGGTTCTCTTCATCCGAAGAATCCACGATGATGGGTTCCTCGGAGGGTCTCTTCAgtgacctcggcgtcggctgcGATTTGGGGGGTGGCTGGAAGCGCGTGCCCGGGGGCACGAGGCGCGAGAAGTAAGCCGAGGTGCTGGACTTCCCAGTCGGCTggaagggcgacgacgcagGAACTTCGATAACCGAGcgcgaggagggagaggaggataATTCGAGTCGCGATTTTGTCGGGGACGCGAGGGAGCTCCGGCTGATTATCTGCGTAGCTTGTGTCTCGTACGGCGAGCAGGGAATCGTCTcgttggcgagctcgtcggcgtcgtcgccacgaTTGGGGCCTCTGGCAGGCGACGTGCCCAGCGCCGAGCTGcccaccggcggcgaggagctcaGGCTCAGATGAATAACCATGGCTTGTGTGTTGTGTGGCGGTCGGATAGAATTGATGGCCAAGCGGCGTGTGAAAAGGGCAaacaaggtcgaggaggaacaACGGCGGGGTTTGTTTAAAGTAGAAGAGAAGTCTCAAGGCGTTGCGTGCACAAGAATTTATTGTCGAGGTTTGTCTCGAATCATTAAGGCTAAATCAGGAAAGATCCAAAGGAAAGAGCAGATATCGGACAGAGATACCGCCTTCTAATTGTGGGAGACCTTTTGGGCAGGAGCAAACGAGATTTTGAacgggcggcggtgttggaAGTGGGATTTTTCTGGGGCAAGTCGTCTTCCACCACCGCCCCTAGTCCGTTGACACGGGGAAACGAGAAGACGCGCTTGGGGGAAACAGCCGTAGCGCGTTCGCACGTGGTTGGCGTCATCAATTAAGCACCGTGCGGGGCATTCCTGGCTCGAACTGTAGGTGCTGTCTTTTGACTTCAAGTCTCGCCAGGCTCAAACAAGCGGGCCCATCAACTGACAGAGTCACTCACAGGCTTTACCATCTCGCCATACCGAGACTACCTGCCGAACGGATCATTACTCTATTGTCAAATTCATTACAACGGATTATGTGAGTCTATTCTTACTGTCTCTCTGCGGGACGTGTGAGTGCTCACTCGTTACATGCAGTTGGCTCCATAATCACCGGGCACTTGTCACGCACCACCTGCCCTCAGTTCTCAGGAAACACCATGGCGACCCGACGTATTGTCGCCTCGGAGAAAACCATCCTCGAAAAGGACGATGTGGTCGGCTCCAgtcctgctgctggcgacAAGTCTAACATCACCCCGGCCGTGCCGATGGACGTCATCCTAAAGCTACTCGGATTCACCTTCGCCATGATCGTCCTGCCCATTGGCACCTACTTCGTGACGGTCGATTTTCTCTTCAAAGGTAGATTACGTGAATACACCAATCCTCCTCCTAGTGCAAGAAATCATGCCGGTCATGACTAACGAGTACAACCTAGGCAATTCTACATTTGCCGGAGCTCTGGCTGCGGTTATGGCCAATGTGGTTCTCATCAGTTATGTCATTGTTGCCATGAAGGAGGATCAGAGCGACCAActggaggccaagaaggaaCTGAAGAAGGACCGCTGAAGCCTACGCAAAATGTATGCGCCTGTACATTTCCCCTCACTTGATGATGTGGAATGTATTCATTTACCTCAGGAACGAATTATGCCACAGTGCGTTTTCGTTACTCATGGAGCGTAGTACAATCGGAAGGAGTGGCGTACAATCGATTCTATTGTTGGGATAGACCACTTCACGGATTCGAGTTCTTCTACCAAGTCATTGTTTTGAAAACCATCGCATTGTCGTGAAAAGGCATAATTACAAGTCACTGCGTTGGAAGCTTGTGTAGTCGTATGTGTGTCGTCATAAAATGAGCCCAAAAACTTCGTCCCTAACCAGACCATCCAACCATGATCCTCCCCATCCCGTCGTAAAACGAATCGTGTACATACACCTGAATCCAACACTATTAtaccgtcgtcttcgaacaAAGTCAAAGATAATGATGTTTATGAAGCATCTCAAGCATCCAGCCGTTCCCCATGAGAGGCTGTCTGATCAGTGTCTCTAAGCCCGTCACAAAGAGCCTATATGTTGATCCTCGCCCGAAATACTATACCTCGCCCAGAATGTAGGAAATTGGGGTATCGACAAAGTTGAGACGGAAACCATTTCATTTTCGTGCCTTTCGTTCCTCAGGATGCTTTGCTGAACCGGCGAGAAAACCAGCTTTTCCTCTTTGATGATTCAGGTCGCTCCTGCGGCTGTtgatgcggcggcggtggcggcggctgctgctgctgctgttgaggCGGGGCTGCGGCTGGTCTTCGGAGCACGTTTGCGCCCTTGCCGGAAATTTGGGGGCCCTGCTTCACAGATGAATGAGCGGGGCCTTTGCCGTTGGGTGTGCCATTCTCGAGACTGAACGCAGACGGTTGGTATGATGACTGCCCCTGGCTGAAGCCGATACCGTAGTCGTTAACAGGCTCAGGCCTTGGAGCCGGAGCTCGCTCGATGGAGCTGTTGTCGCTGCTAGTCGGGTCGGTATGGTAGCCGGCGTGCTCCGCCGAACTCCCACTTCCGGCCGCGGACGTGACAGTTTCGTACGAGCGGTCCTTGTTAGACAAAGGATAAACGGTCTGATCGCCGCGGCCATATCCATTCATATGTGGATCTGTTTGCGTTCTGGGAACTCTCTGACGATAGGGAATGTTGCCATTATAATATCCTCCTCCGGGCCCATTGTGGTACTGATCATAGTAGCTCTGGCGGGTGGAGCCCATCTCGATCTGAGTGCTCTCGGGGCGGAAGGAACCGGGGCGCCCGCCATAATAGCTGTCATGGGGGTGGCGAGTTCCGCTGGCTATATCCCCAAATTAGCTGGACGGCCCAATTTGCGTACTTCGATCTTGAACATACTGGCGTAATAACTGCTCCGTCGGTTCCATGTCGCAACAGAATCGGCATCTGAGCGATATGATTGGCGGCGATCCCTGTCTCGGTAACCTCCATCAatggcggcctcgaagcTGCGGATGGTATCCAAAGGTCGCTCCCACCGGCTACGAGTCGGGTTGGATCGATCGGGCTCGGCTGGTGTCAATGGTTAGTGATGCTCGTTGGGGGCTTCGGGCAAGACATACAGATGGGGTTGCCAGTTGTATCCTTGTGCTGAATTGCGCGCAATGGAGCCAAAGACGACTTAGTCATTGCTTGAACGGCGGCTGTACGAGTTGTTAGTCAATTGGACACGCTGAAGGATTCGGTGATTAGCAGTGACGTACAAGGTTCGGCCTCGCTCATAGCGACGGTGGGATCGGCTTTGCTGTGCAATCTTTTTGCTTCCTTCTCTTGGTGGCTCTCGTGTAAGTCGATTTTGTGGTGACTTCCCGAGCTTTTGTGGGACCTGTTGGACTGGAAGCTGAATGTTCTAGGTCGTCTATGGGGAGACTGCGGCTGCTTCTGAATTGGTGGGCTTTGTTGTGTTTGAGTCTGTTGGCGAGGCGGCTGATCGTACGGTTGCTGGTAGGACGAGAAGCGAGTCGAAGGCTCGTTGTACGAATCGGCGGCTCCGTCGTGATAGAACTGCTGGTTTggctgctgatgctgggGAGGCAGCGCGGGAAGTGGATGATGCTCTGCCATGGTGGGCGACTGGGGAAGGGTGCTACTTTTAATTGATCTGTCTCGCAAGGCGGTGGGCGCAGTGGGCGCGGGCGTCGTCTCGGCGTACAAGGTCAGTGGATGGAGCTATTGCGTGCCTTATCGCGGGTCAGCAAGGGAAAGAAGTGGGCGGGCGGTTCCCAGATCGCTAGAGAAGCAGCCAAGGTCGCGTTTCCCAGGGGGAAGCGTGAGATGTTGGAGCGCCGGGTGGGCCGTTAGAAGGGGCAGATTCAGAGCGGTGGaaggggtgggtggtgtcGGAGAGTGAGGCCTGTGTAGTCGTGTGTTCCCACCGACTGCCGGGATGGGAAGTGGATGCAGAACCTGGCAAAGAATAGTGTATCCGTGGGTCGGGGTATTTCCACTGTTCCAGTGTTCCGCTTGTTTGATGATGGATGAGATGGTGTGTGAAGTCTTCAGAGGTAAGAGGGAGGATGACGGGAGGAGAATGAGGAAAATGTGGCAGTAATGGGGGAaattttttcttcttttcttggGTTAATGTCGCAAGGAGGCGGGAAAGCAGGGAAGCGGGTGTCTCGTATATGGTTGGGGAAGGGATTGGGATGTGAGTGAGTTGGCAAGGCACAAGGCACAAAACAAGCCGGATGAAGCTGTCTGGCTGGTGTGCTGCTAGCAGTACGCTGTGAGCAGCGCGCTGTGCCGAGAAGGAATGAACGGCcgggcaacggcaacggcagcaacAACTAGCGATCGCGAAATTTCACAATGACAACGACAACCCAGCAGGGGGGGGCAGGTGCAGGCTACCTAGAGAGGTGCAGTGCAGGGTGATGGTAGTGCCCACAGACTGtgcggtacgtacctgtTGTTATTTTCTGGCCCGATGTTTGACCCTGGGGTTTGCTGTTGGGGTTTGCTGCGAGCTGCAACAGAAGGAggcgggagggaggggagtcCGTGAGTCTCCTACGGAGGGATTTTGATGCCAGGTGGGGGACACTTCGGGCGAGCGACGCCAGGATGTTTGCTGAAAGTGGCGCTAGGACAGGTTGCTTTTGGGGCGTTGCAGGGGAAAGTGAAGGCCGCAATGGGATAAGCGCGTCGGTTTTTTGGGGGTTTTTTTGCGATGGGGGTCGGACACTAGATTCAGGTCCGGAAGGCGGGAAGTGGTggctacctaggtaggcaccCTAGGTAGAGAACGTCTGGGACGCTGGGGCCGGTACACGACAAGAACAACTTGATAATGTGATTGACCAGTCTTTTGTCCGTCCCGTGTTGTTAGACTGGCCGTCTGTTTGCTGtcctctctttttttcttttcctttccgCCTCTGTTGAGCGCTGAATGTGTTGATTTTGACGCTACAATTGTTGCAATGCCGTCGACTTTTACTTATGTCTGCTTCTCACCGGTAGTAGGTTGCGATGCAGCGTATCAGAGGTATGGGTATTCTAGTGGCACGAAATGGGTATCCCGTGCTGATGCCCTAGCAGCTTTCTGGGGGCCGTTTCGAAATTGTGAACGAGGAAAAAGGGTATTTGTTTGACGTTGCCGCTGTTTAGTGAATGGCCGGATACAACGTCGCGCTTGCGtgtgggatggatggatggatgaatgaTGGTTGGCTGGTGGGCCCAGTGGAACAGAGTCAGTCGATCCTTTCTCGCTTCAAGGAGaaatgccaatgccaatggCGGTGCAACGCAATGCAAATGATTTACCTTCCGAATGGCCAAATCCAATGGGCaaaggagatggagaaaaCCGCCGCCCTGTTCAACGTTTGGTCACAGTGTCGGTGGTCTTTTCGATTTGCTGACGTCAAAGAGCCGTAATCGTTGCGTGTTTCAGGACGCCTCTGCGTGGTAGTTCGTGGCCGGCGGCTCGTAACTCGAGGGACAGGTTTTGCTCCTCCCTTTCTTCGGTTTGTTTACCTCTCGGTCCTTTCGACCCTTGACTCAATGCGTCTTGGGCGTGTCCGGAGCGGAATGGAACAACACAAATCGGCTGGTAGCTGGACGCGCCTGTTCAGCTCTGGCGCCGAGGCTTGTCGCGGTACGGTATTCGGGTTCTTGCAAAATGTCAGCCAATTTGCAGTCGTATTGCGTTTGCCGTAGTAGCAATTAGTCGATGAACCGATGTCTCTTGTTCATCCCACACCGCGGCGCCACGCACCGTGGCACGTCCTGGCGCCGCCGGAAAGCGCAGCCTGcagatgatggatggatccAACAGAAATGCTTACCTCCGTGCGCACTTGGGCTTTGCCTCCGGTATCCCTTGCTACTTTTAATTTTCTGGCCGTCAGTGTCCGCTTTGCCAAACCTCACCGCGGGACGCAGTTCGCGAAATTGCGGTAGGCCTGGGATATTGAACGGCGTCGATAGTGTTCAAGGTCGTGTTAGTTCGTAAGTTCGGCACACAAAGGGCGGGGAAGACGCCGGCCTGTTGGGATGACGAGCAACAAACGATAGTAAACGAGATCAGTGGCCGAAACTGCCGATAACGAGACGGGAGTAAAAGGATAGCGCTGTCTTCGAGAAACGGCTTATCGGAGATACTGGTCGTGGGCGTGATCGTGATCGTTGCCTTTGCACGTCCGGGGGCATGAGATTGCCTGAGTGGTGGATTGCCAAAAGCGTAGCAACAAAAATACCCGTGGTGGGAAGGCTTTGGTATCTATACGAACCTCCAAACCAAACGGACTGGCGAGTGTAGAGCCGAGAGCCCGGGGAAAGTGTGTGGATGACTGGCGGGAGCAGCTGAACTTGAGAGTATGATGGTGGGTGACGGCAAGTCGATGATGCTCTGGGGGACTGGTAGTTAAGGCAAGGTGTGGCCTGTCCCGTCACGGCTCACATGGCACGTCAACAACATTCTTTCTGTACTTATCAATGTAGAGATATGCTCCAGGAACGCAGCTGAGCCAAGGTATACATTAGTACTCCGTACCTGGCCTTATGTGTGAAtgagtacggatacctgcCTCGTCACAGAACCGCTGCAGACTTTCTGTTTCCCATTCGCACTACCCGTACGGATACCTCGTATACAGATACCTGCCGCGTCCTCTAACTCTCTACCTGTGTCAGTAGGCAGGGAGCCGTCGAGGGCTGCGGTGTGCGGCCTTGCGATGATATGCGACGCTTCAGGCTGTCCTCCCCAATGGCTCCAAGACGGGGTCGAATATGTCCGCCAGGTCCCGATCGCATATTCTTCCCAATTACCGGGCGTTCCATCGAACGACAACCAACCAAAGGTGACGGAAACCAGAATCCAACCAGGGGTCAGGGCCCAAGGGGGGGTCAGTATTCATACACAGCCTATATCCCTCGGACACGCCAGGAAGGAAACCAaaggaagtggaaggcctGGCCTTTCATTCCCCATCATCTGCCTCACCTCACCTTACATAAATATGTTCTTGGGCTGGAACCAAGATCGAGGTGTTGCACCGTGAGACTCCAATCTGTCACTGTTTGCCTGTCGAACACTCATTACCACGACAAGCCATCAATCGCTAGCAAGAGGAGGTTACGAAGGGAGAGTGACTTCCTCAAGCCCCATTACGCGTTTCGCCCCTCATCGACCATCACGTCCCTCCAATAGGATATTTGCGGTAAGGTACACAatattggggggggggggttcgttTTGCAGACGTTAAGGCCTGatctgccactgccactACTCCCTGCCAATGCCACTGGCCAGTCGCCAACAAAAGCAGAACATGACAGGCTCGGCGAGACAGAACGAGACACGGCAAAATGGCATCCAATCCTCAGGATGCGTATTTCTGGCACAATCGCCCCGTGTACACACATGGGTGCTCACCACAAGGTCGCGGCTGACCAGGCGTCTTGTCACCTGCATTGCCGCAGTTTTGATTCCTCTGGCTATCCTTTGCCTATACTTCAACCCCCATCTCGACAGTGTACATACATGGTTTCCTTCTTCGCTGGAGACGTGATGAAGCTCCTTGcggcacgacgacggcctggccTGAAACTTGACTGCTGTCACATCTTTCGTCAAAGCAAGCAGCCAACTAACGCCATTCAGTCGGTCAGCCAGCGGTATTTCCTCTTTTGCTGGCGAGATCTCATTACGACTTGTGCTCAATATTTTCCCGGCATCGTCTTTCATCTGATATCACGTACTTGGGTACCACGAGGAACGATCGCCAACGTAACGGATGACCTCCAAGACCGAAACTTACAAACGTCGGGATCGGTCATCGGACATGGCGAGGAtcccaccacctcctccctTTCCTGGGGAGGATGTCAGTCCACCCCTGCAAGAAGATGGACTTCGTGTTCAACGGTATACGAAGGCTGGGCCGCAACACCGCCGCTGCGAGATCCACCTGCACCCGAGACTCCGAGCCTTCGACTTGGCTGCCAGACCGCCGCATATGGCAATGGCCAGCTCTAGTCGTCAATAGTCGTCAAGACCCGCGGATTCCATATTGCATGGTTGAGCTGCAGCTCCAATGGAGGCGCAGCGATGACGCGGATCCAAAGCCTAGTGCCCCCACACAACAGCTACGTGGACATTCGTGCTGTACAGGTTTTTATTCTGCGTGACGAAGTATCATCCGCATGGTGCATACTTGCACCATAGGTAGTACGGATACAACTTTACGATCCGTGTCCAGTTCCATG
The DNA window shown above is from Colletotrichum destructivum chromosome 2, complete sequence and carries:
- a CDS encoding Putative ankyrin repeat-containing domain superfamily; its protein translation is MDVIGTITGVIDLFVVAHQIQGLCDKYKNAPKTVRDIIDECEWTKALCIGLKDQLSRTPDALEHGGRTRPGLGAQQKPGHTLLWCFGKSMQGIRETLEDLDKEAAKLRSKKNSLMGKWDKAKFLWKEDYFKDAVQNVKDQRDMAAIVMSGIQLHSTNTLNEELRRLIALIEAGQKPASESTPRVDQLQPPGQGLKKSKSDTQIKKSSPRLAEDLYTAVRGGRLVDLEPILSQGVSINLTLRDGGDRAVHIAAREGFLPILDRLLAYGADVNVQNVSQETPLHQALRRGQTPTSLALLSNGASWTISDDKGVTALHVAAKKSAYLIVQYLLDRGADPNVLDKQGQTPLFMACHPMDKKGKKPKVDLKVIRALVERGADPTIIGAAKSGSTPVHELAMDGNAKELEIVGKAARSIELPLEGDCEGATPLHLAVRNNHPDAVDVLIKLGANVNARQTSKDGAVPTALWQAGWNRNLDIATKLLEAGADPDARGKDKSTVLHLAVAKRWPEMVKLLVKHKASLNAQTSDRRRPLHAAVWIKDLAMVRLLLEKGAAVDGKGASSATPLMDAAQAGSLPMIRLLMEHGADWSYTTPQGTDAFIWACGGGHVACASFLLGCGQDLHKRASGDFTALHYAARTGVVDCVKWLLELGVDKSIRSTKARVPFKVMGTAADVARAHGTAEVAELIEKYKTGAGY
- a CDS encoding Putative helicase, P-loop containing nucleoside triphosphate hydrolase, SNF2-like domain superfamily, producing MVIHLSLSSSPPVGSSALGTSPARGPNRGDDADELANETIPCSPYETQATQIISRSSLASPTKSRLELSSSPSSRSVIEVPASSPFQPTGKSSTSAYFSRLVPPGTRFQPPPKSQPTPRSLKRPSEEPIIVDSSDEENRRGSRENIARTSFKRHVSNFEYVSVDKLQKKIEEVADALGSTMPVQYCREALTACHNNVEDAINYLLDARHLKPKVNTFVGSTKPTSTVGGDRPTSLERKTSRLGEPSKPKLLGQHVPSLPTPSRSTTPSPPKPKRRRLMQGRRPDRSPISSQQTHQVEPALDELADDKVDELIVIPDDKEDEDFDNDDEVNEAVKESLHDKALHAINSSSIEDLSAMTNIKLDELKVIETKRPFDTIDEVQAVTVLKKSGARGRKPRVAIGETLVDAIMDFTRSVNAIDEVVAECEKKANKVKQEISLWDLDVKGQKRSVQSQLAKDDLPLTPTSFRGQKLSEPPIPSQPKLMEGHCTMRPFQLFGLNWMSLLYNSGYGCILADEMGLGKTCQVISLICHLVEAYGETEQGERPWPNLVVVPPSTFSNWMVEFQRFAPDLSVLAYQGPQAERREIAYEMLENPADYHVVLTTYTQVGSEDDLEALRQLQPAAAIFDEGHKMKNPKTKIYKDLIRIKARWRMLLTGTPVQNNLMEMLSLLNFIDPKQFSGRMDQLQYMFSQKVTIRDVNNGAFLYGERVSRARTILEPFILQRRKQQVLSDMPSKICNVAYCDLAPVQKELYEEYERLFKAGPVKKTSTGRQSDQNNSWMQLRKAAIHPQLFRRYFTNAKVEQMAKILMREVPQSELQQPRIDHLIGELQNSSDFELHLWCRDYACIRHLDVPEGSWMESGKVAKLLELIHQYRDNGDRVLVFSKFAKVIEILREVLHTGGIRHCVLYGQTSVAERQDLIDDFNKDTDITAFLLTTGAGGTGINLTSANKIIIFDQSDNPQDDIQAENRAHRLGQTRDVEVIRLLTSHTIEELIYKACQKKIELAEKVTGAVEDMEDKHAEENLEKEVRKMMADQLTPS
- a CDS encoding Putative vacuolar ATPase assembly integral membrane protein Vma21, with protein sequence MATRRIVASEKTILEKDDVVGSSPAAGDKSNITPAVPMDVILKLLGFTFAMIVLPIGTYFVTVDFLFKGNSTFAGALAAVMANVVLISYVIVAMKEDQSDQLEAKKELKKDR